AATTCAACTGATGGCAAGAGAACTGTCCCCTCAATATTGTTTAATTTTAGTGTCAATAAGGAAACGTTTTTTATGTAGAGAATACTCTATAGTGGATGTGCCAGGAATATGAAAATTGACGAATTAATGAACTGCATTGTAGGAATTCTGGCCATCAGGTAGTATTAAGTTGTTATTTTTACTTCGAATTTAGAAAGGTGGGCCGTGAAGATTTGTGTAAGTGAAAGCGCCTGGACTAACCTGGCAGTGGTTAGTTGACGAGGAAGAGGTTTATCGAACTTTCGGCGGATGCCTCTCGGTTGGTTCGCACAGCCGAAATTTCTTCTTTAAAACAGGGGGGCAACCCTTTGGACAAAGAGAAGGATTTGCGAAAAATTACTGGGGCAGAAAAGCCCTTAAAAGCATTTCTGCTCCTTCAATGGAGGATACTGACATGTGCGGAATCGTAGGATATATCGGAAATAAAGATACGAAGGAAATTTTATTGAAGGGCCTTGAAAAGCTTGAATATCGTGGATATGACTCTGCGGGCATAGCTGTCATGAATGACGAGGGTGTTCATGTTTTTAAGGAAAAGGGCCGGATCGCTGATTTAAGAGCGATAGTAGATGTGGATATTGCCGCTTCCATGGGGATTGGGCATACACGCTGGGCGACACATGGTGTGCCGAGTAAAGTGAATTCACATCCTCATCAAAGCGCTGAAGGCCGTTTTACACTCGTTCATAATGGGGTTATTGAGAATTACGATTTGTTGAAGCGTGAGTATTTGAGTGATGTCCCTTTTGCCAGTGAAACGGATACCGAAGTGATTGTGCAGTTGATGGAACGTTTTGTTTCGGAAGGACAGGAGGTTTTAACAGCCTTCCAGAAAACGCTTGATCTGCTGAAAGGCTCCTATGCGCTTGCATTGATCGATAACGAGAATAATGAAACAATCTATGTCGCAAAGAATAAAAGCCCATTGCTTATAGGGTTAGGTGAAGGCTTCAATGTTGTAGCCAGCGATGCGATGGCGATGATCCAAGTCACGAACAGATATGTGGAGATCATGGATAAAGAAGTGGTCATCGTAAAAGCTGATCAAGTGCTGATCCAGGACCGGAATGGAGAAAGCATTGAACGTGAACCTTATCTTGCGGAAATCGATGCGACGGATATCGAAAAAGGTACCTATCCGCATTACATGTTAAAGGAAATTGATGAACAGCCTCTCGTGATGAGGAAGATTATCCAGACCTATCAAAATGAAGAGGGCCGATTGACGATTGAACCGAACATTGTAAATGCAGTGAACGATTCGGATCGTATATATATTATTGCTGCGGGGACATCGTATCATGCCGGATTGGTAGGAAAGCAATTCATTGAGACGATTGCAAAAAAGCCGGTTGAAGTCCATATTGCCAGCGAATTTGTCTATAATATGCCTTTGCTGTCTGCGAAGCCGTTGTTCATCTTTATTTCTCAAAGCGGGGAAACCGCAGACAGTCGTGCTGTCCTTGTAAAAGTGAAAGAATTGGGTTATCCTGCTTTGACGATAACCAATGTTGCTGGATCTACACTATCACGCGAA
This DNA window, taken from Mesobacillus boroniphilus, encodes the following:
- the glmS gene encoding glutamine--fructose-6-phosphate transaminase (isomerizing), with the translated sequence MCGIVGYIGNKDTKEILLKGLEKLEYRGYDSAGIAVMNDEGVHVFKEKGRIADLRAIVDVDIAASMGIGHTRWATHGVPSKVNSHPHQSAEGRFTLVHNGVIENYDLLKREYLSDVPFASETDTEVIVQLMERFVSEGQEVLTAFQKTLDLLKGSYALALIDNENNETIYVAKNKSPLLIGLGEGFNVVASDAMAMIQVTNRYVEIMDKEVVIVKADQVLIQDRNGESIEREPYLAEIDATDIEKGTYPHYMLKEIDEQPLVMRKIIQTYQNEEGRLTIEPNIVNAVNDSDRIYIIAAGTSYHAGLVGKQFIETIAKKPVEVHIASEFVYNMPLLSAKPLFIFISQSGETADSRAVLVKVKELGYPALTITNVAGSTLSREADFTLLLHAGPEIAVASSKAYTAQLAVLAILAEVSAQSRNIPVEFELLREFGIIANAMEVLCDSKEIFEQIAREFLSVTPNCFFIGRGVDYFVGMEGALKLKEISYIQAEGFAGGELKHGTIALIEEGTPIIALATQESVNLSIRGNVKEVAARGANPCIISMKGLNMDEDSFVIPKVHEVLTPLISVIPLQLIAYYAALHRGCDVDKPRNLAKSVTVE